One Methylosarcina fibrata AML-C10 DNA segment encodes these proteins:
- the fliR gene encoding flagellar biosynthetic protein FliR: MNFTEAQILEQTASFLWPLIRISAMFVALPLFSLRGVPPRVRLILSLAITLVVMPLLPPFPSVDPFSYEGGVIAVQQVIIGLTIGFILQMVFSAIIFAGQGIALNMGLGFASMVDPQNGEQVPVIAQFYVIAATLIFLGLDGHLLLIKMLLDSFRSLPLGVEGLAKADLWAVITWSSRMVAGGLLLAMPLMISLLLVNIGFGVATRAAPQLNIFSVGFPVTLLLGIVLIWLTLPLVLEQFSGILTDAYELAEQLLRL, encoded by the coding sequence GTGAATTTTACCGAAGCGCAAATTCTGGAGCAGACGGCTTCGTTTTTATGGCCGTTGATCCGGATCAGCGCCATGTTTGTGGCTCTTCCGCTATTCAGCCTTCGAGGCGTGCCGCCCCGCGTCAGATTGATTCTTTCATTGGCGATAACGTTGGTGGTAATGCCGTTATTGCCGCCTTTTCCGTCCGTGGACCCGTTCAGTTACGAAGGGGGCGTGATTGCCGTGCAGCAAGTGATAATCGGTCTGACCATCGGATTTATCCTGCAGATGGTTTTTTCCGCGATCATCTTTGCAGGGCAGGGCATCGCCTTGAACATGGGCTTGGGATTCGCGTCGATGGTCGATCCGCAGAACGGCGAGCAAGTCCCGGTGATTGCGCAATTTTATGTGATTGCCGCTACTTTGATCTTTCTCGGTCTGGACGGCCATTTGCTGCTGATAAAAATGCTGCTGGACAGTTTCAGGAGCTTGCCCCTGGGCGTGGAAGGACTGGCCAAGGCCGACCTCTGGGCCGTCATTACCTGGAGCAGCCGCATGGTCGCCGGCGGCTTGCTGCTGGCCATGCCTCTGATGATCAGCCTGTTGTTGGTCAATATCGGTTTCGGCGTGGCGACGCGCGCTGCGCCCCAACTGAATATTTTTTCGGTGGGGTTTCCGGTGACCCTTTTACTGGGAATCGTTCTGATCTGGCTGACCTTGCCGTTGGTGCTCGAACAATTTTCCGGAATTTTAACCGATGCTTACGAACTGGCGGAACAATTGCTGAGACTGTGA
- the flhB gene encoding flagellar biosynthesis protein FlhB: protein MAEDSDQEKTEQPTSKRLEEAQRQGQIARSRELNTFAMLIASAMLLLMLGESMGNRLVDLMRKQFQLRREVLFDPLSLLVYLKQALIDGALVIAPIVAVMVAVAIAAPLALGGWVFSWEAVAPKLEKLDPVKGIARIFSLHGLSELIKALLKIVLIFGVAILLSRHFLGELVGLGIEPVDRSIAHALQIVGQCFLILSASLILVVMIDVPYQLWDHNRKLKMTLQEIKDEMKETEGKPEIKARQRRIQMEMAQNRMMAEVPKADVVVTNPTHYAVALKYDQNANGAPVLVAKGVDLIAAQIRSLASGSNVPLVASPPLARALYYSTEIDREIPKGLYLAVAQVLAYVYQLKTARANRWAEPIPPANIQVPDEFERNG from the coding sequence ATGGCTGAAGATTCAGATCAGGAAAAAACCGAACAACCGACCAGCAAGCGTCTGGAAGAGGCGCAAAGGCAAGGTCAGATTGCCCGTTCGAGAGAGCTGAATACGTTTGCGATGCTTATTGCCAGCGCCATGCTCCTGCTGATGCTGGGGGAAAGTATGGGCAACAGGCTGGTGGATCTGATGCGGAAACAATTTCAGCTCCGGCGGGAAGTGTTGTTTGATCCCCTCAGTCTTCTTGTTTACTTAAAGCAGGCGCTGATCGACGGCGCCTTAGTGATAGCGCCCATCGTTGCCGTTATGGTCGCCGTGGCCATCGCGGCCCCGTTGGCGCTGGGCGGTTGGGTGTTCAGTTGGGAAGCCGTCGCACCCAAACTGGAAAAACTCGATCCCGTCAAGGGCATCGCCAGGATCTTTTCTCTGCACGGCTTAAGCGAACTGATCAAAGCCTTGTTGAAGATCGTATTGATTTTCGGAGTCGCCATCCTGTTGTCCCGGCATTTCCTGGGTGAACTGGTCGGGCTCGGCATCGAGCCTGTAGACCGGTCCATCGCTCACGCTTTGCAAATCGTCGGCCAATGTTTTCTCATACTGAGCGCGTCTCTGATACTGGTCGTGATGATCGACGTGCCTTATCAGTTATGGGATCACAATAGAAAGCTGAAAATGACCCTGCAGGAAATCAAGGATGAAATGAAGGAAACGGAAGGAAAACCGGAAATCAAGGCGAGGCAGCGCCGGATTCAGATGGAAATGGCGCAAAACCGGATGATGGCAGAAGTGCCGAAGGCCGACGTGGTAGTGACCAACCCCACGCATTACGCCGTGGCCTTGAAGTACGACCAGAATGCAAACGGAGCGCCTGTTCTGGTTGCCAAAGGCGTGGATTTGATTGCCGCTCAAATCCGCTCGCTGGCGTCCGGGTCCAACGTACCTCTGGTTGCATCGCCGCCTTTGGCCAGAGCCTTGTATTATTCGACCGAAATCGACCGGGAAATTCCAAAAGGGCTCTACCTGGCGGTGGCGCAGGTGCTGGCCTATGTCTATCAGTTGAAAACCGCCAGAGCAAACCGCTGGGCCGAGCCGATTCCGCCGGCCAATATTCAGGTGCCCGATGAATTCGAACGGAATGGTTAA